In one window of Psychrobacter sp. P2G3 DNA:
- a CDS encoding FimV/HubP family polar landmark protein yields the protein MDSMLYIIIGLVVVLLVAVLVLRKNKAQKSTTQNSKETDKNLAAHASTSKLKTASTGSNQNSAQQNATKFDPLAVAQRFMDQQRYDKAIESIERGLIEKPQDSKLLLKLLNIYAITNQHDDFTKTYNVIKLSDDATAINDADQLKALLDQEQTQNKPVEPQAGEAGNEAAFESLDFDLSTPQTVTDIKPASSTDRLEALSEPVVLQQETFDDNSNSEDSFDLTLDDLATENVEVNNLESTTSDDNDFDITKETNDAKTPAEPITIDDVSKNKNINVDDDFMLDFDLMSDDSNISELNFVDDVQAQDSQSQHISSDDDFVLELDDLVEETNSTDFLENSAQTNSEDFALLLESEDSPLAENSTLSMDTLDIQESTSDNAIVLDNDNVLENDVEDTLAQLDTTTVKDEFSISDDTQPAAVNEVSEIDIDTTTLFLDDEVSTTETLKNETHDDKVLNNQSIEDSLAIDDEFDFDSVVNSPSVSMPVESENNVSLVDDNANIHTLVSQEIDFAAQFATDFDFVNTLDSNQVTLDLAGQYLQLGEYDSAKRLLNEVITQGNSEQQNQAQEMLARTA from the coding sequence ATGGATAGTATGCTATATATCATTATAGGTCTGGTGGTCGTTTTATTGGTAGCGGTACTCGTGCTACGCAAAAATAAGGCTCAAAAATCGACTACTCAGAACTCGAAAGAAACTGATAAAAATTTAGCTGCTCATGCATCAACGTCAAAACTAAAAACAGCATCTACAGGCTCTAATCAAAACTCTGCTCAGCAAAATGCTACTAAATTTGATCCTTTAGCTGTTGCCCAACGTTTTATGGATCAACAGCGTTATGATAAAGCGATTGAGAGTATAGAAAGAGGATTAATAGAAAAACCTCAAGATTCTAAATTATTACTCAAGCTGCTAAACATCTACGCTATCACTAATCAACATGACGATTTCACTAAAACATATAACGTTATCAAGTTGTCTGATGATGCGACAGCTATAAATGATGCAGATCAACTTAAAGCGTTATTAGATCAAGAGCAAACACAAAACAAACCAGTAGAACCTCAAGCTGGTGAAGCTGGCAATGAAGCGGCGTTTGAAAGTCTTGATTTTGACTTGTCTACGCCACAGACAGTTACAGATATCAAGCCTGCTTCGAGTACAGACCGTCTTGAAGCACTCAGTGAGCCTGTAGTGTTACAACAAGAGACTTTTGATGATAACTCTAATTCTGAAGATAGTTTTGATCTCACATTGGATGATTTAGCAACAGAAAATGTAGAAGTTAACAACTTAGAATCTACAACTAGCGACGATAATGATTTTGACATAACTAAAGAGACAAACGACGCAAAAACGCCCGCAGAACCTATTACTATTGATGATGTTAGTAAAAATAAGAATATAAACGTCGATGACGATTTTATGCTTGATTTCGATTTAATGTCAGATGATAGCAACATATCAGAATTAAACTTTGTTGATGATGTGCAAGCACAAGATAGTCAGTCACAACATATCAGCTCAGATGATGATTTTGTTTTAGAACTTGATGACTTGGTTGAAGAGACAAACAGTACTGATTTTTTAGAGAATAGCGCTCAAACTAATAGCGAAGATTTTGCACTGCTTTTAGAAAGTGAAGATAGCCCATTGGCTGAAAACAGTACGCTTAGTATGGATACGCTGGACATTCAAGAAAGTACTAGCGACAATGCCATTGTACTTGATAACGATAACGTACTAGAGAACGATGTTGAAGATACGTTGGCACAACTTGACACAACGACTGTCAAAGATGAGTTTTCTATTAGCGATGACACACAACCTGCAGCAGTCAATGAAGTGTCGGAAATAGACATTGATACAACTACACTTTTCTTAGATGATGAAGTCTCTACTACTGAAACTTTGAAGAATGAAACGCATGATGACAAAGTACTCAATAATCAAAGCATAGAAGATAGTTTAGCAATAGATGACGAGTTTGATTTTGATTCAGTCGTAAACTCACCGTCTGTTAGCATGCCAGTAGAGAGTGAAAACAATGTAAGCCTTGTTGATGACAATGCAAATATCCATACACTTGTATCTCAAGAGATTGATTTTGCAGCTCAATTTGCCACAGACTTTGATTTTGTAAATACCTTGGACAGTAATCAAGTAACACTGGATTTAGCTGGTCAGTATTTACAGCTGGGTGAGTACGATAGTGCCAAACGCTTACTTAACGAAGTCATTACTCAAGGTAACAGTGAACAGCAGAATCAAGCACAAGAGATGCTGGCGCGTACAGCTTAA
- a CDS encoding asparaginase codes for MPSSSTLSNRSSNTIQLIYAGGTFGSYGRPLAPLDADIFLPALQELLTEHNQTNQLPEVSWLDNKLIKDSSQLTSNDFVHFYELLLDAYAQGQRQFVLITGTDTLSYLGAFLAEAFAGTDMCLVVTGSMRPLLDSDVLQTYTVDANSDAWNNLSESLRLAAAGESGVKISFGGESWPAQTVQKIHSHDFMAFTGHTRAGYPNNSYIKQLPDTRRQHWLDDQIAVKNDIQTRAEQANIHAIYCLPNIPDILSTQLEALLTQPPCGIILLGFGAGNVPHSKDLAEALQRAYEHGHMVVCASQCPFGGVSDSYAAGSWQYDYHVIAGGRLTIPAIYARLLWLLLRYDTPARRRQRWTYTVNQSGTAIRKNR; via the coding sequence ATGCCATCATCTTCAACCTTATCAAATCGATCATCTAATACTATTCAGCTTATTTACGCTGGTGGTACTTTTGGTAGTTACGGGCGCCCATTAGCTCCTTTAGATGCCGATATCTTCCTGCCTGCTTTACAAGAGCTACTTACTGAGCACAATCAAACAAATCAGTTGCCAGAAGTCTCGTGGTTAGATAATAAGCTGATTAAAGACAGTAGCCAGCTAACCTCAAACGACTTTGTGCATTTCTATGAGCTGTTATTAGATGCCTATGCACAAGGTCAACGTCAGTTTGTACTAATCACAGGTACAGATACTTTAAGTTATCTTGGCGCGTTTCTAGCGGAGGCATTTGCAGGCACGGATATGTGTTTGGTGGTCACTGGTAGTATGCGCCCATTGTTAGATAGCGATGTATTACAGACCTATACGGTAGATGCAAATAGTGATGCATGGAATAATCTCAGCGAGTCTTTACGTCTAGCTGCTGCTGGAGAGTCTGGCGTTAAGATAAGCTTTGGCGGTGAGTCATGGCCCGCACAAACAGTACAAAAAATTCATAGTCATGATTTTATGGCTTTTACCGGTCATACTCGTGCTGGCTACCCAAATAACAGTTATATAAAGCAGCTACCAGACACGCGCCGTCAACATTGGCTTGATGACCAAATAGCTGTTAAGAATGATATTCAAACCCGTGCAGAACAAGCGAATATCCATGCGATATATTGTCTGCCTAATATTCCTGATATCTTGAGTACGCAGCTAGAAGCGCTATTGACCCAGCCACCATGCGGGATAATATTATTAGGTTTCGGCGCTGGCAATGTTCCTCACTCCAAAGATTTAGCCGAAGCATTGCAACGTGCGTACGAACATGGTCATATGGTGGTATGCGCTAGCCAATGTCCATTTGGCGGGGTCAGCGACAGTTATGCTGCGGGTAGTTGGCAATATGATTACCATGTCATTGCTGGTGGGCGCTTAACCATTCCTGCTATCTATGCGCGATTGTTATGGCTATTGCTACGCTATGACACACCTGCACGAAGAAGACAACGCTGGACATATACTGTCAATCAGTCAGGAACAGCAATAAGAAAAAATCGTTGA
- the truA gene encoding tRNA pseudouridine(38-40) synthase TruA, whose translation MEVERPMEAEKQDNPTYNLAIAIEFLGTNYRGWQRQKEVLGVQEALEKAISTVANESVEVVAAGRTDAGVHASNMIAHFITHAYRPTHNWLRGVNSLLPNDIALRWVQPMPADFHARFGAIARRYRYITLNQAARPAILNHQVTHIHEPLDLAAMQLAAADIAGTHDFSSYRAAACQSNQPIRTVSHAKLFAHGAFIVFDIQANGFLHHMVRNLMGTLYAIGRHELEPTDFLSILEKKDRTIAPPTASGDGLYFINAYYPEHYQQLMPQAPLTPLWLNLPD comes from the coding sequence ATGGAAGTTGAGAGACCAATGGAAGCTGAAAAACAAGACAACCCTACTTATAACTTGGCCATTGCCATCGAATTTTTAGGAACTAATTATCGGGGCTGGCAACGTCAAAAAGAGGTGCTTGGAGTACAAGAGGCGCTAGAGAAAGCCATTAGTACTGTTGCCAATGAATCTGTTGAAGTGGTCGCGGCAGGTCGTACTGATGCTGGCGTCCATGCCAGCAATATGATTGCGCATTTTATCACCCACGCTTACCGCCCGACTCATAATTGGCTACGCGGTGTTAACAGCCTATTGCCTAATGATATTGCTTTACGCTGGGTCCAACCTATGCCAGCAGATTTTCATGCCCGTTTTGGCGCTATTGCTCGCCGTTATCGTTACATTACACTCAATCAAGCTGCACGTCCTGCCATACTCAATCATCAAGTCACCCATATTCACGAACCTCTAGATTTAGCGGCGATGCAGCTTGCAGCGGCTGATATTGCTGGGACTCATGATTTTAGTAGCTATCGTGCTGCAGCTTGCCAATCTAATCAGCCCATACGTACTGTCAGCCATGCCAAGCTTTTCGCCCATGGCGCATTTATCGTTTTTGACATTCAGGCGAATGGTTTTTTACATCATATGGTACGTAACCTAATGGGTACTTTATATGCGATTGGAAGACATGAACTTGAGCCTACAGACTTCTTATCTATTTTAGAAAAAAAAGACCGCACTATCGCTCCACCTACTGCATCCGGTGACGGCCTATATTTTATTAACGCTTATTATCCTGAGCACTACCAGCAGCTGATGCCACAGGCCCCTCTTACCCCACTTTGGCTCAACCTGCCTGACTGA
- the infA gene encoding translation initiation factor IF-1, translating to MAKDDIIEFEGEVIDTLPNTLFKVRLENGHEIIAHISGKMRKHYIRILTGDKVKVEMTPYDLTKGRITYRGKN from the coding sequence ATGGCCAAAGACGATATTATTGAATTTGAAGGTGAAGTTATCGACACCCTTCCAAATACTTTGTTTAAAGTTCGTTTAGAAAACGGACACGAGATTATTGCTCATATCTCAGGAAAGATGCGTAAACACTATATTCGCATTTTAACTGGTGATAAAGTTAAAGTGGAAATGACACCTTATGACCTAACTAAAGGTCGCATTACTTATCGCGGCAAAAACTAA
- a CDS encoding L,D-transpeptidase — protein MHQITKINSAIAALGLSAVLFINPSIAANTNTNTNTNTNTNTISTANKVASTDASPVTNGVSQNLTENSKTANSLNKLLPTIKYTTNNLPKFAQKVNSSSWKKGANVSRSMSTKLQALLNWNQSSVGPVDGYWGKNSIKAMQAFQKSRGLKVTNNLNEETWQALTKNNKLMSQPVLVSYKLSDADVNLKTTTIPAGAEAKAKLEGMYYESVIEALAEKFHMSEKYLKELNPNAKFNAGEGITVYNPGNPNTKPVSRVVADKTTETLYAYDEQNNLVASYPTTVGSTATPSPSGKHTVEVKVHEPNYTYTGDDGSQVIIPPGPNNPVGVVWIGLSKPSYGIHGSPDPARISRQASSGCIRLTNWDALALLGTIKNDATVEFK, from the coding sequence ATGCATCAAATAACAAAAATTAATTCTGCTATAGCGGCATTAGGGTTATCTGCCGTATTATTTATCAATCCAAGTATTGCTGCAAATACTAATACTAATACTAATACTAATACTAATACTAATACTATTAGTACTGCCAATAAGGTTGCTAGTACTGATGCTAGTCCGGTCACCAATGGTGTCAGCCAAAATCTTACTGAGAATAGTAAGACTGCGAATTCGCTGAATAAGCTGCTACCTACTATCAAATACACAACGAATAATCTGCCAAAGTTTGCTCAGAAGGTTAATAGTTCCAGCTGGAAAAAAGGCGCAAACGTAAGTCGTAGTATGAGCACTAAGCTTCAGGCTTTGCTGAATTGGAATCAAAGTAGTGTCGGACCTGTGGATGGCTATTGGGGTAAGAACTCCATCAAAGCCATGCAAGCGTTTCAAAAGTCTCGTGGTCTGAAGGTGACGAATAATCTCAACGAAGAAACATGGCAAGCTTTAACTAAAAATAATAAGCTCATGTCACAACCTGTATTGGTTAGCTACAAGCTAAGTGATGCTGATGTAAATTTAAAAACCACCACTATTCCTGCTGGTGCAGAAGCCAAAGCTAAGCTTGAAGGTATGTACTACGAAAGCGTTATCGAAGCCTTAGCAGAAAAATTCCATATGAGTGAAAAGTATCTTAAAGAACTCAATCCAAACGCCAAGTTTAATGCCGGAGAGGGTATCACTGTTTATAATCCTGGCAATCCAAACACTAAGCCCGTAAGTCGAGTAGTGGCTGACAAAACAACTGAAACTTTATATGCTTATGATGAGCAGAATAATTTGGTTGCTAGTTATCCAACTACAGTAGGTAGCACGGCAACACCATCGCCATCAGGCAAACATACCGTTGAAGTCAAAGTGCATGAACCTAACTACACTTATACTGGAGATGATGGCAGTCAAGTTATTATCCCTCCTGGCCCTAATAATCCAGTAGGTGTGGTATGGATAGGGCTTAGTAAACCCTCATATGGTATTCATGGCTCGCCAGATCCAGCGCGCATTAGCAGACAAGCATCGTCAGGCTGTATAAGATTGACCAATTGGGACGCTTTAGCATTATTAGGTACAATCAAAAATGATGCGACGGTAGAGTTCAAGTAA
- the leuB gene encoding 3-isopropylmalate dehydrogenase, with translation MATILTLAGDGIGPEIMTQAINVLQAANKKFTLDLNLESGLIGGAAVDVTGEPLPEETLSRARAADAVLLGAVGGPKWDAIERSKRPERGLLKIRGELGLFANLRVAKLYPQLANASSIKPEIISGLDLLIVRELTGGIYFGEPRGIRTLENGEQQGYNTMVYSTSEIQRIGKVAFELAKTRAQAAGTAAKVCSVDKANVLEVTELWKQTMIEMQQADYNDVALSHMYADNACMQLIKDPKQFDVMVTGNMFGDILSDEAAMLTGSIGMLPSASLDENGKGMYEPCHGSAPDIAGQDKANPLATILSVAMMLRYTFKQEPAAQAIEQAVSDVLDDGLRTLDILDSSEAGLIQVGCKQMGEAVLAKLV, from the coding sequence ATGGCAACGATTTTAACATTAGCTGGTGATGGCATTGGTCCTGAGATTATGACCCAAGCCATTAATGTACTGCAAGCCGCCAATAAAAAATTTACGCTAGATTTGAATCTTGAGTCTGGATTGATTGGAGGTGCAGCTGTTGATGTAACTGGTGAGCCTTTACCAGAGGAAACGCTTAGTCGTGCACGTGCAGCCGACGCAGTGTTATTGGGAGCAGTTGGTGGTCCTAAGTGGGATGCTATAGAGCGCAGTAAACGTCCTGAACGTGGTCTGCTTAAAATTCGTGGTGAGCTTGGTTTATTCGCCAACTTGCGTGTCGCGAAACTTTATCCGCAGCTGGCTAATGCTTCTAGTATAAAACCTGAGATTATCTCAGGTTTAGATTTGCTCATTGTCCGTGAGCTAACGGGTGGTATTTATTTTGGTGAGCCACGTGGTATTCGTACTCTAGAGAATGGTGAGCAGCAAGGCTATAACACTATGGTGTATAGCACTAGTGAGATTCAACGTATTGGCAAGGTCGCTTTTGAGTTGGCAAAAACGCGTGCACAAGCAGCAGGTACTGCAGCCAAAGTCTGCTCAGTAGACAAAGCGAATGTGCTAGAGGTTACTGAGCTGTGGAAGCAGACGATGATTGAGATGCAACAAGCGGATTATAATGATGTGGCGTTATCGCACATGTATGCTGACAATGCATGTATGCAACTGATTAAAGATCCTAAGCAGTTCGATGTCATGGTGACGGGTAACATGTTCGGCGATATCTTATCTGACGAAGCGGCTATGCTGACAGGATCTATTGGTATGCTGCCATCAGCTAGCCTTGATGAAAACGGCAAGGGTATGTATGAGCCTTGTCATGGCTCAGCACCTGACATTGCTGGACAAGATAAAGCCAATCCATTAGCCACGATACTTTCTGTCGCCATGATGCTGCGCTATACTTTTAAACAAGAACCAGCAGCACAAGCGATTGAACAGGCAGTCAGTGACGTCCTTGATGATGGCCTGCGTACGCTTGATATTCTAGATAGTAGTGAGGCGGGGCTAATCCAAGTTGGTTGCAAGCAAATGGGTGAGGCGGTATTAGCGAAGCTAGTATAA
- the leuD gene encoding 3-isopropylmalate dehydratase small subunit gives MQAYNTQTGIVCPLDRANVDTDQIIAKQFLKSIKRTGFGVNLFDDWRYLDEGYPGQDNSTRVINPDFVLNKLRYQDAIILLSRRNFGCGSSREHAPWALSEYGFRTVIAPSFADIFYNNCFKNGMLPIVLDEAIVDKLMKETLENEGYELTADLERQVVINSVGQEYPFEIDEFRKHCLLNGLDDIGLTLQQSDAIKDYENKMMQQTPWIFNEVKA, from the coding sequence ATGCAAGCTTATAATACTCAAACAGGTATCGTTTGCCCACTCGATCGCGCAAACGTCGATACCGACCAAATTATTGCAAAACAGTTTTTAAAATCCATTAAACGTACCGGCTTTGGCGTCAATTTATTTGATGATTGGCGTTATCTTGACGAAGGCTATCCGGGTCAAGACAATAGCACGCGCGTTATTAACCCAGACTTTGTCTTAAATAAGCTACGTTATCAAGACGCAATTATTTTGCTGTCACGCAGAAACTTTGGTTGCGGTTCTAGCCGTGAGCATGCGCCTTGGGCATTATCTGAATATGGCTTTCGTACGGTTATTGCACCAAGTTTTGCAGATATTTTTTATAATAATTGCTTTAAGAATGGCATGCTTCCTATTGTTTTAGATGAAGCAATTGTCGATAAGTTGATGAAAGAGACTTTAGAAAATGAAGGCTATGAGCTAACGGCAGACTTGGAGCGACAAGTCGTTATCAATTCAGTAGGACAAGAATATCCATTTGAAATTGATGAGTTTCGCAAGCATTGTTTGTTGAATGGTCTAGATGATATTGGTCTTACTCTGCAGCAGAGCGATGCCATTAAGGATTATGAAAATAAAATGATGCAACAGACGCCTTGGATATTTAATGAAGTCAAGGCATAA
- the leuC gene encoding 3-isopropylmalate dehydratase large subunit — protein MAGHTLYDKLWNAHEVTKRDDGSSLIYIDRHLLHEVTSPQAFEGLELANRAPWRLSANIASPDHNVPTVSKERLEGVAGIKDKVSRLQVVTLDDNCAKFDIAEFTINDARQGILHVVGPEQGLVLPGMTVVCGDSHTATHGALGCLAHGIGTSEVEHVLATQCLITKKMKNMQIRVNGKLGTGVTSKDVVLAIIAQIGTAGGNGHAIEFAGQVFEDMSMEGRMTVCNMAIEAGARVGMVAVDDLTIDYVKGRPYAPTDKQWEQAEAYWRTLYSDDDAVFDTVIEIDGSQIAPQVSWGTSPEMVVDITQSVPTPDQAADESQQEGWLRAYTYMGLQAGQPITDIQLDRIFIGSCTNSRIEDLRDAAAVIKGRKVANTIKEAIVVAGSGQVKLQAEAEGLDTLFTDAGFEWREPGCSMCLAMNADKLEPEEHCASTSNRNFEGRQGTGGRTHLVSPAMAAAAALAGHFVDVRTF, from the coding sequence ATGGCTGGTCATACGTTATACGACAAACTCTGGAATGCTCATGAAGTCACAAAGCGTGATGATGGTTCGAGCTTGATTTATATTGACCGCCATCTATTGCATGAAGTGACTAGTCCGCAAGCATTTGAAGGCTTAGAGCTTGCCAATCGCGCTCCGTGGCGACTCTCGGCTAACATTGCCAGCCCTGATCATAACGTACCGACAGTGAGTAAAGAGCGTCTTGAGGGTGTGGCTGGTATCAAAGATAAAGTCTCACGCTTGCAGGTGGTTACTCTAGATGATAACTGCGCTAAGTTTGATATTGCAGAGTTCACCATTAATGATGCTCGTCAAGGCATCTTGCATGTGGTTGGTCCTGAACAAGGTCTGGTGCTTCCAGGTATGACAGTCGTATGTGGTGATTCGCATACGGCAACTCATGGTGCACTTGGTTGTCTTGCGCATGGTATCGGAACTTCTGAGGTTGAGCATGTACTTGCAACCCAGTGTTTAATTACCAAAAAAATGAAAAACATGCAAATTCGGGTCAATGGTAAGCTTGGCACTGGCGTAACCTCAAAAGATGTGGTACTTGCCATTATTGCGCAGATTGGTACAGCTGGTGGCAATGGCCACGCAATTGAGTTTGCAGGACAAGTGTTTGAAGATATGAGCATGGAAGGGCGCATGACTGTCTGTAATATGGCAATTGAAGCTGGCGCACGCGTGGGCATGGTAGCTGTAGATGACTTAACGATTGATTATGTTAAAGGTCGTCCTTACGCACCAACGGATAAGCAGTGGGAACAAGCAGAAGCTTACTGGCGTACACTATATTCAGACGATGATGCAGTATTTGATACAGTTATTGAAATCGACGGTAGTCAAATTGCACCGCAAGTATCTTGGGGCACCTCACCTGAAATGGTCGTTGACATTACTCAGTCGGTACCAACCCCTGATCAAGCGGCTGATGAGTCGCAGCAAGAAGGCTGGTTACGCGCTTATACGTATATGGGCTTGCAAGCAGGGCAGCCAATCACTGATATTCAGCTTGATCGTATCTTTATTGGTTCTTGTACCAACTCACGTATCGAAGATTTGCGTGATGCAGCGGCAGTGATTAAAGGTCGTAAAGTTGCAAATACGATTAAAGAAGCTATCGTGGTGGCAGGATCTGGGCAAGTAAAACTGCAAGCAGAAGCAGAAGGTTTGGATACCTTGTTTACCGATGCAGGTTTTGAATGGCGCGAGCCGGGTTGTTCAATGTGTCTTGCGATGAATGCCGATAAGCTTGAGCCAGAAGAGCATTGTGCATCAACGTCCAACCGTAACTTTGAAGGTCGTCAAGGCACTGGTGGACGCACGCATTTAGTGAGCCCTGCGATGGCAGCAGCAGCAGCATTGGCTGGTCACTTTGTGGATGTGCGCACGTTTTAG
- a CDS encoding LysR family transcriptional regulator — translation MNTTNLTTFVTVMQTGSISGAAEKLFITQPAVSKRIKNLEDEFKITLFDTVGRGIVPTQAASEMLPHAKRWLEDYENFKINLQHSKQIVSGKLVIGTSHHIGLHHLAPVLKDFIQSYPAVQLEVHFVDSEEAHKAVLDGNLSLAFLTLPPVYDKRLTYHTLWSDPLYFMTGALSPLATKTNVTLEQLAHYPAILPSANTFTSQITLAEFAKHNLKPYATMSTNPLESIRMLVSVGLGWSVLPQTLISQDLERINMADNIELQRYLGVVINPKLTRSSSVEALLELLAPID, via the coding sequence TTGAATACCACTAATTTGACGACGTTTGTGACCGTTATGCAAACAGGTAGCATATCAGGCGCAGCAGAGAAGCTGTTTATTACCCAGCCTGCTGTTAGCAAACGCATCAAAAATCTAGAAGATGAGTTTAAAATTACCTTATTTGATACCGTAGGTCGGGGTATTGTACCGACTCAAGCAGCCAGTGAAATGCTACCGCATGCGAAGCGCTGGCTAGAAGATTACGAGAATTTTAAGATAAACCTGCAACATTCTAAGCAAATCGTTTCTGGCAAATTAGTCATTGGTACCAGTCATCATATTGGCTTGCATCATCTTGCTCCAGTGTTAAAGGATTTTATCCAGAGTTATCCTGCGGTGCAGCTTGAAGTTCATTTCGTAGACTCAGAAGAAGCGCATAAAGCCGTCCTTGATGGCAATTTATCTCTGGCTTTTTTAACACTACCGCCTGTCTATGATAAGCGCCTCACCTATCATACCCTATGGTCAGACCCACTATATTTTATGACAGGTGCACTATCGCCTTTAGCGACGAAAACCAATGTAACCTTAGAGCAATTGGCACATTACCCTGCTATTTTACCTTCTGCTAACACCTTTACCAGTCAAATTACTCTAGCAGAATTCGCCAAACATAATCTAAAACCCTATGCGACCATGAGTACAAATCCACTTGAGTCTATTCGCATGTTGGTATCCGTTGGACTTGGCTGGTCGGTATTGCCGCAAACCCTAATTAGCCAAGATCTAGAACGTATCAATATGGCTGATAATATCGAACTACAACGATATTTAGGGGTGGTCATTAATCCCAAACTAACGCGTTCTAGTAGCGTTGAAGCTTTATTAGAATTGCTTGCGCCTATTGACTGA
- the putP gene encoding sodium/proline symporter PutP, with translation MNGISSGVLISLGAYFLVMIGIGIYAYFKQANDTEGYMLGGRSLGPAVTALSAGASDMSGWLLLGLPGYMYADGVVSVWIALGLTLGALLNYIIVAPRLRVYTEVADNAITLPDYFANRFEDKSHMLRVISAVVIILFFTVYTAASLVGGGKLFESSLNLSYSTGLWVTAGVVVAYTLFGGFLAVSMTDFVQGIIMLFAMVIVPVVAFTDLGGISATTTAVRNIDPSLLDITSGMSVIGIISLMAWGLGYFGQPHIIVRFMAIRSVKDVPTARNIGMSWMVVSLIGALMTGFAGRAYVQKTAMTLDDPETIFLVFTQFLFHPLVSGFLLAAILAAIMSTISSQLLVVSSSLTKDVYKLFFDKDAPEARQVLVGRLSVVAVAVVSILLASDPDSSVLKLVSNAWAGFGAAFGPLVIISLMWKGMNRNGAVAGMVVGALTVILWIYGGFTLADGTELGSWLFAIVPGFILSTIAIVVVSMATGGPKPSVIAKFEEMELNLDK, from the coding sequence ATGAATGGAATTTCTAGTGGTGTACTAATATCGCTTGGTGCCTATTTTTTGGTAATGATTGGGATTGGCATCTATGCCTACTTTAAACAAGCAAATGACACTGAAGGCTACATGCTTGGTGGGCGTAGCTTAGGCCCAGCAGTAACTGCTTTATCAGCAGGTGCATCAGACATGTCAGGTTGGTTATTACTTGGCCTGCCCGGTTACATGTATGCTGACGGGGTCGTTAGTGTTTGGATTGCACTTGGTTTAACACTTGGTGCCCTGCTCAACTACATCATTGTCGCGCCGCGTCTTCGCGTTTATACCGAGGTCGCTGATAACGCAATTACTCTACCTGACTATTTCGCTAACCGCTTCGAAGACAAGTCGCACATGCTACGTGTCATATCAGCAGTGGTTATTATCTTATTTTTCACCGTCTATACTGCTGCAAGCTTAGTGGGTGGCGGTAAGCTTTTTGAAAGCTCACTCAACCTATCTTATAGTACCGGTCTTTGGGTTACCGCTGGCGTTGTTGTCGCTTACACCTTATTTGGTGGCTTCTTAGCGGTCTCAATGACTGACTTTGTGCAAGGTATCATCATGCTATTTGCGATGGTTATTGTGCCTGTTGTTGCTTTCACCGATCTTGGTGGTATATCGGCGACTACTACAGCAGTGAGAAATATTGATCCAAGCCTGCTAGATATTACTAGTGGTATGAGTGTGATTGGTATTATCTCTTTGATGGCATGGGGTCTTGGCTATTTCGGTCAACCACATATCATTGTGCGTTTTATGGCAATACGTTCGGTTAAAGATGTACCAACCGCACGCAATATCGGTATGAGCTGGATGGTTGTGAGCTTGATTGGTGCATTGATGACTGGTTTTGCTGGTCGTGCTTATGTACAAAAAACAGCAATGACTCTAGATGATCCTGAAACTATCTTTCTAGTGTTTACACAGTTTTTATTCCATCCCCTAGTATCGGGCTTCTTATTAGCAGCTATCTTAGCAGCCATCATGAGTACTATCTCATCACAGCTGTTAGTAGTATCAAGCTCGCTAACTAAAGATGTCTATAAGTTATTCTTTGATAAAGATGCGCCAGAAGCTCGCCAAGTATTGGTCGGCCGACTATCAGTAGTAGCTGTAGCTGTGGTATCAATCTTACTCGCATCTGATCCGGACAGCTCGGTACTAAAGCTAGTGTCTAATGCTTGGGCAGGTTTTGGTGCGGCATTCGGACCACTAGTTATTATTAGTCTAATGTGGAAAGGTATGAACCGTAACGGTGCTGTTGCAGGCATGGTCGTTGGTGCGTTGACCGTTATCCTATGGATTTATGGTGGCTTCACTCTAGCTGACGGTACTGAACTTGGTAGCTGGTTATTCGCGATTGTCCCAGGCTTTATATTGAGTACGATTGCTATTGTCGTAGTCAGTATGGCTACTGGCGGTCCTAAGCCTTCTGTTATTGCGAAGTTCGAAGAGATGGAGCTTAACTTAGATAAGTAA